The Thermoleophilia bacterium nucleotide sequence CGGGTTGTGATCACGGGCGAGCGTGGCGAGCGCGTCGACCACGCCGACAGCGAGCGTGCAGCAGATGCACCCGCCGAACAGCTCGCGCACCTCCAGCCCTTGCTCGGCGATGTAGTCGCCGTCGATGCCGATCTCGCCGATCTCGTTCTCGATGACAGCAACGGTGCTTCCGCCGGCGACCAAGTCACGCGCGATCTCGAGGAGCAACGTTGTCTTACCCGAGCCGAGAAAGCCGGCGAGAACGATGAGCTTCATCGCCGGCTCAGAAGACCGCCGGCACGTTGACGAAGAGGACGACCGCCCGTCGCGTGCTCGAAGGGTTGACGAATGTGTGCGGCAAGCGTGGCGAGTACGTGAGCGAATCGCCGGCGTGCAGGCGATGAGTCACATCGCCGAAGGCGATCTCGACGCTCCCCTTGAGAACGCAGCAGAAGCCGACCTCGGCGTCGATGGCGTACAGCTGATCGCTGGGGCTACCAAGCGGCTCGAGGTATGTCTCGAAGACCTCGAACCGGCGTTCGCTCGGCGGCGAGAGGAGGTAGTCCTCGACACCTGAGCCGCCGAGGTAAAGGCGCTCTCGCTCGTGCCTGCGCACGATCGGCGAGGCGGCCGGCGCCGGTGTGGCACGTTGGATGAGCGTCGCGATGTCGATACCCAAGACGGCACACAACCCGAGAAGCGAGGCGATGGAGACCGAGCTCTCACCACGCTCGAGCTGAGACAGAAACCCTTTCGTGAGGCCGGCCGAGCTGGCCACCTGCTGCAGAGTCAACTGGCGCTGACGGCGTTCGGCGCGCAACTGCGCGCCGATACTGGCGAGAAACTCGCGTGTGAACTCGCCGTCGTT carries:
- a CDS encoding helix-turn-helix domain-containing protein translates to MAGRPDNDGEFTREFLASIGAQLRAERRQRQLTLQQVASSAGLTKGFLSQLERGESSVSIASLLGLCAVLGIDIATLIQRATPAPAASPIVRRHERERLYLGGSGVEDYLLSPPSERRFEVFETYLEPLGSPSDQLYAIDAEVGFCCVLKGSVEIAFGDVTHRLHAGDSLTYSPRLPHTFVNPSSTRRAVVLFVNVPAVF